The segment CGTCACCTGTCTTGTGGAACCCCATGTTCCAATAAAGAATTTGTGATATCTACTTGGTGCTGTGGTAATTTTTTTTGATTCTATGATACATGGGGTATAGCAGTTACCCaatctcagttgtgcacatgaacTAAAAGAGTTGGTATGGGGCTGTATATATATTTGAGTACAAAGGTAAGTGCAGTGTCAGAGTGCAGGGTAAGTATGAATTTTTAATGGTAAGTCACTTTTACAGCCCATGTGACACATCAACACTGTTTAGTTCTCTGGCTTCAGGGGACTCTGTTGTGTGGGGCACTTTTATAATTGGGCAATACTGAGACTGTGACACAAATCCTTAGCTGGGCTCAGGTTGTGCCGTGTTTAACTTTTCAGCCTATTCCCTCAGAGGAGCCGCGGATTTGAGTCTTCAGGCCAAATGCCTACTTTGCAGAATTGTTCAGGTTTGCCCTCCTTCACAATTATGATTACAAATTCAAAACTGGTATTACAAGCTAATACCCCTCCAGTATGTACATCTCAGGAGGGGAATATGGATTTCTCTCTAGATTTAGGGACTTATGTACATTTTCAAAACAAGGTGGTGCAGGTTTTGCTGCCTGCAGGTAAACACAAATGTATTTCCTTTAGAAGTGCTCTGTCTGAAGGACCAGCAGTATTGATCCACAAAGAGAATAAGAGGTTTAGAGCTCTAAAGAGACGGCTGACTTACTCATTCTCTGAGTGGGAACTCCTGTCATATGAACAGGAATCTAGTTTTGAACAGGAGATGGATCCTTCCAATTTCCTCTTTAAATTGGAATATTTACAGTCCCTTCTACATGAAGTTTTTGACCTTAGGGGTACAAGAACCTCTTTCCCCTGAAAATCTGTTAAACAATTGGGTATTCTGTTTGTCTATTACTAAACCGGATGAGGCTATTTCTCAggttatttctaaggaatgggataaactgGGTATCCCGTTTTGTGGTATCTCCAAAATTCAAGATTTTTTTTCCTATTACGGCGTCCTTTTCAGAAGTGTGGGAATACATTGCTAATGTCTATTGCGCtatatctactctggctaagagaaacaCTGTtccgttaaaggaacagtcaacatagtagatttgcattatcaacaaatgcaagataacaagacaatgcaatagcacttagtctgaacttcaaatgaatagtagatttttttttctgacaattttaaaagttatgtctagttccactctccctgtatcatgtggcagccatcagccaatcacaaatgcatatactcttattctgtgaattcttgcacatgctcagtaggagctggtgactcaaaaagtttaaatataaaaaaactgcattattttttttttttaatggaagtaaattggcaagtttatttaaaattacatgctttatctgaataatgaaagcttaattttgacttgagtgtcagtTCAAAGGATCCCATTTATAGGAAATTTGATACCTATCTTAGGAAAGCGTTCTTGCAAGCAGGTTTCTTATTTAAACCAACTGTTCGTATTGCCTGTGTGTCAGGCGCAGCAGTCACCTTGTGGTGTGATTCACTTTCAGAATCTATCTTTGTAAGAAgtacagaattgtttaaaaataatcaaGGTTGCTAATTTGTGAAGCTACTATGGATAGTGTTTGAATGCCAAGAACGCGAGTCTGGCAGTTCTATCCAGAAGTGCCTTATGATCAGCGGATACAATTTTGAAGATTTGACTTTTTACATCTTGCCTTTAAGGGTAAATCTTTTATTTGGTGAAGGTCTGAATTCAATTATTGCAACAGTTATAGGCAGTAAAGGATCTTTCTTACTGCAGGATAAGAGATCCAGGAACAAGGCTAGACCTGGCCGATTCCAGTACTTTCGTCAATCCAGAAATTCAGATGGCTACAGACAGAAGTCAACGTATTTGTCTTAGAGGTCTGAATCTAATAAACCGTCCTGGTAATCTGGAGGTTCCTGGAACAAGCAAAAGCATTCCAATAAGCCTTCATCATCATCTTCCAATTCatcatgaaggtgcggtcctcatacCAGAGCCAGCTTTGGTTGGGTGCAGATTGAGCCTGTTTCAGCAGGCCTGGTTCAAGTCTGTTCCAGCAAGCATGGTTCAAatctgttcaggacccttgggtattAAACTTTATCTCAGAGGGTTACAGAATAGGCTTTTGTTTCAAACCGCCTCAAGGGAGGTTTCTtctgtcatttattttaaaaaaatcctgtCAAAGATTCTGCATTTCTTTAGTGTGTTCCAGATTTGGAACAGATGGGAGTAATTGTGCCGGACCCAATAGTGGAACATTCTCTGGGGTACTATTTAAACCTTTTCATAGTACTAGTACAGAGACTAAGTAAAAAATTCTAGACTTAGTCTCTGAGCAAATTCCTGAGAGTTCCCACCTTCAAAATGAAGAGAATTCGCCCTATTCTTTAATTGGTTCAGAAGGGTTCATTCATGACCACAAgcgatctgaaggatgcttatctgcatatttcTTTTCACAAAGACCATCAGAaatttctcaggtttgcttttctggacaaatattatcaatttttcgttttCCCTTTCGGCCTAGCCACAGCTCCAAGGGTCTTCACCAAGGCCTTGGGAGCTCTGTTATCAACGATGAGAACAAAAGTGATCTCAGTAGCtctttatttggatgacattcttatTCAGGCTTGTTCCCTTTTCCAAACTTCTCAACATTCAGAGACAGTGATTCAGCACTTAAAGAATCACAGTTGGAATATCAATGTTCAAAAGAGCTCTCTGTTCCCAAGTACCAAGTTGACAATTCTGGGTGTAGTTATAGGTTCAGTATATATGCACCTTTCTCTTACGGAACGTCGCAGAAAGAAGTTGCAGTCAGCTTGTGCAGCTCTTCAGGTTACCGTTTTGCCAACTATTGCTCTGTGCATGGAAGTCATAGGTCTGATGCTAGCATCTTCAGACACTATTCCGTTCGCAAGGTTTCACTTGCATCCTCTTCAACTGCCCATGCTACGGCAGTGATAGGGGTGGGGATTATTCATACTTGTCTCAATCAATCTGTCTGGATCACAAAACCAAACTATCTATTAGTTGGTGGATATCTCACAGATCCATAGTTTTGGGAGCACCTTTTAATTGACTTCCTTGGGTGGTAattactacagatgccagcctttctgGCTGGAGGCCATTGGGGAGCACCAGAAAGCGCAGGGTGCCTGGTcatctcaggaggcaaggttaccaatttcTTAGAATTTTGTGCAATTTATCGGgcccttcagagttggcctctaACTGAAATCTCAAATAGGTTTCCTTCTTGAACAGACAACACCACAGTGGTGGCATATATAAATCATTAGGTGGAACTAAGTGTTCTCTACCAATTAAGGAAGTTCCTTGCATTCTGCTATGGGCGTAGTGAAGTCAGTCATCAAACTTTTCATTCAGGAGAATGATCATTTAATCAAGAAGTTTTTCTACCAAATTGGAACTTGCTGGGGGATTCCAGGCATAGACAGGATGGTGTCTTCTCTGAATCACAAACTTCTGATTTTATATTATTCCAGGTTGAGGAATCCACAAGAGACTCTGATCGATGTGCTAGTGGTCCTTTTGACTTATCGTCTGATGTACGTGTATTCTTCCCGGAATAATTGCTCAGATCAAAAAGGAGAATGCTCAGGTATTTCTTATTGCCccagcctggccacgcaggacttggtatacggaTCTAATTCAGATGTCTTCTCCTTCGTAGGAGCTTCCACTACGATGGGATCTTCTTCTTCAAGATCATTTTGTTCATCCAGATTTAAAATCTCTTAATTTGATGGCGTGGATATTGAACATTTAGTGCTTCAACgcgttttttctgagtcagttgtgGACACTTTTTCATGTTCGGAAACATGTTATGAGAAAGATTTATTGCAAGACTTGGAAGGTGTTCCTGTCTTGGTGCGATTCTCATGGTTTCCGATGGGATTCTTTTtgcattcctaggattcttcaattCTTGCAAGATtgcttagataagggtttgtctgctagttctttaaagggtcagatctcaGCTCTTTCATTTCAGTACCACAAGAAACTGGCTAGGATTGCAGATATTCAGACCTTTGTCCAGGCTTTGGTAAGGATTAGGCCAGTAGTTAGAGCAgtgtctcctccatggaatctgttTGGTGCTGAGGTTGTTACAGGTCCATCCTTTTGAGCATATCCACAATGTGGATATTCAGCTCTTATCATGAAAGCCCTTGTTTCTTTTGCCGTTTTGTCAGCTTGGAGGGTTTCTCAACTTTCTGCTTTATCTTGTGAACCACCTAATCTAGTGgtgcatcaggataaggcaattCTCAGGATTCAATAGGACTTTTTACCAAAGTTTGTCTCTTCTGTGAACATCAATCAGGATATTGGAATTATTGGGAGGAGGACACAAAGATGGGACTACAAAGAATGTCTCTCTCACTATTTGGACGTTGTTAGGGCCTTAATGTTTTATATTCAGGCTACCAAGGAATTTAGcttgtttgttaatttttctggGCAACATAGGGGTCAAAAGGCATCCATAGTCTCTGTAGCATCTTTGAAACAACTGATTTGCAGGGTTTACTTGGGGCTCCACCACCTTGTATCACAGCTTCATTTACCTGcgcattcttctaatttttgtagatccccctTGTAAatcaagttcatcctgctctgacctaatgtcCTTTCACAACTATGTatttatcaaatgcctttgcaaaagcCAAGtatatcaactgattcccctttatctatattttacctacttccttgtagaatctaattttGATTAGTTGACacaatctatttctcataaaacaatttttatcattttaaagttttgtttctctttggaggctgtttttggtagGAAGGTTCTCTAGGCAGCGTGTCTGGTCAATGTCAATGACGTACCTGCCCAATTTTTTGTCCCACCatttatttttgatattgtggactccacagcttgggtattggatcccaaatGTTATGGCTTGTAGACTCtcgccaccttatgaaagaaaacataatttattcttcccTGATAAAGTTCTCATgctggtaagagtccacaagacccacccaTTTACGTCTGACAGTTCTGGCATGCACCTCATTACCCTGTTTTGTCTTTCTTGCTAGTCTGTttcttctcctttcttggctatatgGCAGACTGAGAAGAATCAGGAAGTGGGAGGGAGTAAAGCTCTGTGTTGGTAATTTTTGCCTGCCTCTTGGTAGAGGGAGCTTAATCTCAAAATGTTGTTGCTTGTGGACGCTCACCACCATGAAAGGGAGACATTTTTCATGTAAGAATAAAAAAAtgcacctgcctaaaacttttgcaaaatactttgtgtatatgtgtttgtatttattcATAGTAtatagagacagtctagtcaaaggtctagttaaacgttcatgattcagataggacatgcaatgataaacaactttccaattcacttttatcatcaaatttgctatgttctcttagtattgttagttgaaagctaaacctaggtaggcttatatgctattttctaagtccttgaaggctgccccttatctcaatgcatttgacagtttttcacagctagagggtgttagttcatgtgtgccatatagataacattgggctcacaccTGTAAAGTTACTTATGagacggcactgattggctaaagtgcaagtctgtccaACGAACTGAAATAAgagagcagtctgcagatgcttagatacaaggtaatcacagctgtaaaaagtatattaatataacagtgttggttatgcaaaacttgaataggtaataaagggattatctatcttttaaaacaataaaaaatctgtagtagactgtccctctaagatCAAGCAGTGGGGTTTCCCACAATAAATGTCTAATGAACTAAAATATTTAACTTCCTTGTTTTCCCAGTCACATGAGCGTGTAAGCAAACGGCTACACCAGCGCTTCCAGTCCTGGCTGAGCAAGTGGAATCTGGAGCATGTGAGCCGAGAAATGGCTTCTGACACTAGGAAATGGCTAATGGGGGAAGCATTGGAGGGCATGGTGCCCTGTGTTACAACTCGGGACTCTGAGATACTGCACTTTGTGGACATCAATAAATACCGTGTCAAATATGGGACTACCTTCAAGAACCCTTAAGGATAACTGTAGAAAGTCCAGTCTTCAGTGGAATTCTGGGAACTTGGGGGTTCAAGAGCAAGCTAACAATGACTGAAGAATAATCAAGGAACAGAAAAGGCCTGTTCTTGCCTCACCTAGAGATTTTATTAATCTCATTTGCTGCCAGAGGTTTCAGGCACGTCACAGAAGATGTTCAGGTTTAGTCTCCTGCCAACTCTTGGTCCCAGCAGATTTTCATCATGGTCTCCTTCCCTCCGGTcttgtaaataattgtaaataaactacaaaaaagagGTCCTTCCATTTGTATCCCTCCCCATCAACACATTTTATAGCAAGCTCTGTATTAGTATACGCTGCTGTAGCAATCTTTGTAATATAGTgatgaggga is part of the Bombina bombina isolate aBomBom1 chromosome 6, aBomBom1.pri, whole genome shotgun sequence genome and harbors:
- the LOC128663154 gene encoding paired amphipathic helix protein Sin3a, whose protein sequence is MVYVIKSEDYMYRRTALLRAQQSHERVSKRLHQRFQSWLSKWNLEHVSREMASDTRKWLMGEALEGMVPCVTTRDSEILHFVDINKYRVKYGTTFKNP